A genomic window from Triticum urartu cultivar G1812 chromosome 7, Tu2.1, whole genome shotgun sequence includes:
- the LOC125525960 gene encoding uncharacterized protein LOC125525960 — protein sequence MRTLPMTMVKIILLLLAPLGMAAASTDCPGVLSLDGSSACGQSCGTKLLQDLCIHVMVWGGVDMSRSQKEGATGYVILAARFAVESMDATRLAARNQLSQNTSLSGQERDAYEGCLNDYAAARSSINHVAKEMLPNCRFVGVADEFARGVKSLESCWIRLMRPPLKSTPLYDLVWADRYKLLLIHMLDSKLLGI from the coding sequence atgcgcACACTCCCTATGACTATGGTGAAGATCATTCTCCTCCTCCTGGCACCCCTTGGCATGGCCGCCGCAAGCACGGACTGCCCTGGCGTGCTGTCGCTGGACGGGTCTTCTGCCTGCGGCCAGTCGTGCGGCACGAAGCTCTTGCAAGATCTCTGCATCCATGTGATGGTCTGGGGCGGCGTCGACATGTCCAGGTCGCAAAAGGAGGGGGCCACCGGGTACGTGATCCTTGCCGCGCGGTTCGCCGTGGAATCCATGGACGCCACGCGGCTCGCCGCGAGGAACCAGCTCAGTCAGAACACCTCGCTCTCTGGCCAGGAGAGGGACGCCTACGAGGGGTGCCTGAACGACTACGCCGCGGCGAGAAGCTCTATCAACCACGTCGCCAAAGAGATGCTGCCCAACTGCCGCTTCGTGGGGGTTGCCGACGAGTTTGCACGTGGGGTGAAGAGCTTGGAGAGCTGCTGGATCCGGCTGATGCGGCCGCCTCTGAAGTCGACGCCGCTGTATGACTTGGTCTGGGCCGACCGATACAAACTACTGCTGATTCACATGCTTGATAGTAAACTACTAGGCATATGA